A single window of Quadrisphaera setariae DNA harbors:
- a CDS encoding aminotransferase class V-fold PLP-dependent enzyme codes for MSASPATAEQTAEQTAQQAADEPRFDPAAVRDDFPLLGVEVNGEPLVYLDSAATSQRPRAVLDAERSFLETVNSAVHRGAHTLAAEATELFEGARETVAGFVGAGPEQLVWTSGATAGLNLVAYSLGNAAAGRTVPGHEEAARRWAPGPGDEIVVTEAEHHANLVPWLELAARTGASVRAVPVRDDGTLDLEAAASLLSTRTRVLAFSHVSNVLGVVNPVEQLVALAREATGGRALTVLDACQSAPHLPLDLPALGVDVAVFSGHKVLGPNGVGALYGRAEVLEALPPFLLGGSMITTVTLEGAQYLPPPQRFEAGTQPVSQAVALAAAVDYQRAVTDRFGATAVLDHERALEHRLRHGLRGMPGIRLLGDAGEGAERVALQAFEVEGVHAHDVGQLLDARGVAVRVGHHCAQPLHRRFGTTASVRASAALYTTEADVDVFLDALAGVRSYFGVGR; via the coding sequence GTGAGCGCCTCCCCCGCGACGGCTGAGCAGACGGCTGAGCAGACGGCCCAGCAGGCCGCCGACGAGCCCCGGTTCGACCCGGCCGCGGTCCGTGACGACTTCCCGCTGCTCGGCGTGGAGGTGAACGGCGAGCCGCTGGTCTACCTCGACTCCGCCGCCACCTCCCAGCGCCCCCGGGCGGTGCTCGACGCCGAGCGCAGCTTCCTCGAGACGGTGAACTCCGCCGTCCACCGCGGCGCGCACACCCTCGCGGCGGAGGCCACCGAGCTCTTCGAGGGCGCCCGGGAGACCGTCGCCGGCTTCGTGGGCGCCGGGCCGGAGCAGCTGGTGTGGACGTCCGGCGCCACCGCCGGGCTGAACCTCGTGGCCTACTCCCTCGGCAACGCCGCCGCGGGTCGCACCGTGCCGGGGCACGAGGAGGCCGCCCGCCGGTGGGCCCCCGGCCCGGGCGACGAGATCGTCGTCACCGAGGCCGAGCACCACGCCAACCTCGTCCCGTGGCTGGAGCTGGCCGCGCGCACCGGCGCGAGCGTCCGCGCCGTCCCCGTCCGCGACGACGGCACCCTCGACCTCGAGGCCGCCGCCTCCCTCCTGTCGACGCGGACCCGCGTGCTCGCCTTCTCCCACGTCTCCAACGTCCTCGGCGTCGTCAACCCCGTCGAGCAGCTGGTGGCGCTGGCCCGCGAGGCCACCGGCGGCCGGGCGCTCACCGTGCTCGACGCCTGCCAGTCCGCGCCGCACCTGCCGCTGGACCTGCCGGCCCTGGGCGTCGACGTCGCCGTCTTCTCCGGCCACAAGGTGCTCGGACCGAACGGCGTCGGTGCGCTGTACGGGCGCGCGGAGGTGCTGGAGGCGCTGCCCCCGTTCCTCCTCGGTGGCTCGATGATCACCACGGTGACGCTGGAGGGCGCGCAGTACCTGCCGCCGCCGCAGCGGTTCGAGGCCGGTACCCAGCCCGTCTCGCAGGCGGTGGCGCTGGCCGCCGCCGTGGACTACCAGCGGGCCGTCACCGACCGCTTCGGCGCGACGGCCGTGCTCGACCACGAGCGTGCGCTGGAGCACCGCCTGCGCCACGGCCTGCGCGGGATGCCCGGCATCCGCCTCCTCGGTGACGCCGGTGAGGGCGCGGAGCGCGTCGCGCTGCAGGCGTTCGAGGTCGAGGGCGTGCACGCGCACGACGTCGGCCAGCTCCTCGACGCCCGCGGGGTCGCGGTGCGCGTGGGCCACCACTGCGCGCAGCCGCTGCACCGCCGCTTCGGGACGACGGCGAGCGTGCGCGCCAGTGCCGCCCTCTACACGACCGAGGCCGACGTCGACGTCTTCCTCGACGCCCTCGCCGGCGTGCGCTCCTACTTCGGCGTGGGGCGCTGA
- the sufU gene encoding Fe-S cluster assembly sulfur transfer protein SufU, whose translation MGSLDALYQQIVLDHAKRRVGAADLSALPEPTGGDGLSATSHQRNPICGDEITLRATLDGEVVSAVAWEGLGCSISQASASMLTELARGTTTAELARLTDGFREAMRSKGRLALDEEEFGDAAALSGVSKFTARVKCAMLAWVALEDAVRRARPPVG comes from the coding sequence ATGGGCAGCCTCGACGCGCTCTACCAGCAGATCGTCCTCGACCACGCCAAGCGCCGGGTCGGCGCCGCCGACCTGTCAGCGCTCCCCGAGCCGACCGGAGGGGACGGCCTCAGCGCGACGTCCCACCAGCGCAACCCCATCTGCGGTGACGAGATCACCCTGCGCGCCACCCTCGACGGCGAGGTGGTCTCCGCCGTCGCCTGGGAGGGCCTGGGCTGCTCCATCTCGCAGGCCTCCGCCTCGATGCTCACCGAGCTGGCCCGCGGGACGACGACGGCGGAGCTCGCGCGGCTCACCGACGGCTTCCGCGAGGCGATGCGCTCCAAGGGCCGGCTCGCGCTCGACGAGGAGGAGTTCGGCGACGCCGCCGCCCTGTCCGGAGTCTCCAAGTTCACCGCCCGGGTGAAGTGCGCCATGCTCGCGTGGGTGGCGCTGGAGGACGCGGTGCGTCGCGCGCGTCCCCCGGTCGGCTGA
- a CDS encoding insulinase family protein — translation MSTDQVDGQAHQRADGQAGLQELVVDGVRVFHQPGPSKTRATLYFGVGLRDETFGTVGLTHLVQRLVVAALPTSRLEAEVGVAVDHTTFDAYGRPEEVGEFLRRVCTALADLPLDRLARERGALLVEGTVGADRTMAVAWAARYGFAGPGLAITDGHGPLVLTGEEVLAHAAEHFHAGRAALGVLGPLPEGLTLPLRSGTAASSSAPSAAASSVSPALAVQRHPQPLLGDGPEWVEAPTDGVGLLLDGFAPYDRAADVAWSVLCERLRDVARTGHGLTYSVVSEIIDSADGDVFTAALDVREGRGAEVAGLVWEQLVDLAENGPTRAELDHAIAGAAAEMDASDEDVARAEPFRWAFSTALHGRARPLEVVRAQLAEVTGEAVRDRLATAARRALLVVPAGFQLPEAAQQAAPIAQRPWCGLAPALPPGRQLRPPLLHRLRSKMARRRLVLTDECIALQDEDGDVHVVRWDEVVAVDELPYADDGLAVVGRRLCGLAVHPDPYGRQAYDELLRRLAPQVERLRQVQRAREQAAPAGPAQDAQDAQDAQDGAA, via the coding sequence GTGAGCACGGACCAGGTGGACGGGCAGGCGCACCAGCGGGCGGACGGGCAGGCGGGGCTGCAGGAGCTCGTCGTCGACGGCGTGCGGGTGTTCCACCAGCCCGGGCCGTCCAAGACCCGCGCCACCCTGTACTTCGGCGTGGGGCTGCGCGACGAGACCTTCGGCACCGTCGGCCTGACCCACCTCGTCCAGCGCCTCGTCGTGGCGGCGCTACCCACCTCGCGCCTCGAGGCCGAGGTCGGCGTGGCGGTCGACCACACCACCTTCGACGCGTACGGCCGCCCGGAGGAGGTCGGGGAGTTCCTGCGGCGGGTGTGCACCGCGCTGGCCGACCTCCCGCTGGACCGGCTGGCTCGGGAGCGGGGCGCGCTGCTCGTCGAGGGCACCGTCGGGGCCGACAGGACCATGGCCGTGGCGTGGGCCGCCCGCTACGGCTTCGCCGGACCGGGTCTGGCGATCACCGACGGGCACGGCCCGCTGGTCCTCACCGGCGAGGAGGTGCTCGCCCACGCCGCTGAGCACTTCCACGCCGGCCGGGCGGCGCTCGGTGTGCTCGGCCCGCTGCCCGAGGGGCTGACGCTGCCGCTGCGCAGCGGGACAGCTGCGTCGTCGTCCGCGCCGTCAGCGGCGGCCTCGTCGGTGTCACCGGCGCTGGCGGTCCAGCGCCACCCGCAGCCGCTGCTCGGAGACGGGCCGGAGTGGGTGGAGGCGCCGACGGACGGGGTCGGCCTGCTGCTGGACGGGTTCGCGCCCTACGACCGGGCGGCGGACGTCGCCTGGTCGGTGCTGTGCGAGCGCCTGCGCGACGTCGCGCGCACCGGGCACGGCCTGACGTACTCGGTGGTGTCCGAGATCATCGACAGCGCCGACGGAGACGTCTTCACCGCGGCCCTCGACGTCCGCGAGGGCAGGGGCGCCGAGGTGGCCGGTCTGGTGTGGGAGCAGCTGGTCGACCTGGCCGAGAACGGCCCCACGCGGGCCGAGCTCGACCACGCGATCGCCGGAGCAGCCGCGGAGATGGACGCCTCGGACGAGGACGTCGCCCGGGCCGAGCCCTTCCGCTGGGCGTTCAGCACCGCGCTCCACGGTCGCGCCCGCCCGCTGGAGGTGGTCCGCGCCCAGCTGGCCGAGGTCACCGGCGAGGCCGTCCGCGACCGCCTCGCCACCGCCGCGCGCCGGGCGCTGCTCGTCGTCCCCGCCGGCTTCCAGCTGCCGGAGGCGGCGCAGCAGGCGGCCCCCATCGCCCAGCGGCCGTGGTGCGGGTTGGCTCCGGCGCTCCCGCCGGGGCGCCAGCTGCGGCCGCCGCTGCTGCACCGGCTGCGCTCGAAGATGGCGCGCCGCCGCCTGGTGCTCACGGACGAGTGCATCGCGCTGCAGGACGAGGACGGCGACGTGCACGTGGTGCGCTGGGACGAGGTCGTCGCCGTCGACGAGCTCCCCTACGCGGACGACGGGCTGGCGGTGGTGGGACGGCGCCTGTGCGGCTTGGCCGTCCACCCCGACCCCTACGGGCGCCAGGCCTACGACGAGCTCCTGCGCCGGCTGGCCCCGCAGGTGGAGAGGCTGCGGCAGGTCCAGCGCGCGCGGGAGCAGGCGGCTCCCGCCGGCCCCGCCCAGGACGCACAGGACGCACAGGACGCACAGGACGGTGCCGCGTGA
- a CDS encoding insulinase family protein yields MSAESSGPQVQPSGGPRELLVDGVRVFHQTGPSKTRAVLFFGVGLQDESFETIGLTHLVEHLAMAQLPKTHLDANASVTVNHTAFYAHGRPDDVGAFLRRVCEALADLPLDHLAREKDVVAAEAGVGADLTTAAAWTARYGFAGAGLVATPGYGPLVHTEADVVSHLAAHFTAGRAALGVLGPLPEGLALPLPPGGLTTGPAPGTVSETAGAPAAVQAPRRFPRPRLGDGPEYVEGAPSPGVALLLDGFDPDDQAVRVAHTLLCERLEDLEREHQALVFSVVSETVDGPDGDVFTLAVDGPEEQAGDVARLVWEQLGDLAANGPTQAELDDVLQAYADQVDPTDDDVRESEPFRLAAETAIAVAAGRPGATPLARIAAGVAATTREDVRERLATAARRALLVLPGEASLPESAQRVAPIAERPWCPQAPELPPGRRLRPKLHRRLLGSCADRTLVLGVDSIAQQDEDGTVHAVRWDEVVGVVEVEGGPGVAVIGPDTCHVWVHPHSYGKAAHAEVLERLAPHAERMRRAVAGRR; encoded by the coding sequence GTGAGCGCGGAGAGCAGCGGCCCGCAGGTGCAGCCCTCGGGCGGGCCGCGCGAGCTGCTGGTCGACGGCGTCCGGGTGTTCCACCAGACCGGCCCGTCCAAGACCCGCGCCGTCCTGTTCTTCGGGGTGGGTCTGCAGGACGAGAGCTTCGAGACCATCGGTCTGACGCACCTCGTCGAGCACCTCGCCATGGCGCAGCTGCCCAAGACCCACCTCGACGCGAACGCCAGCGTCACCGTCAACCACACCGCCTTCTACGCCCACGGCCGCCCCGACGACGTCGGCGCGTTCCTGCGCCGGGTCTGCGAGGCCCTGGCCGACCTGCCGCTGGACCACCTCGCCCGCGAGAAGGACGTGGTGGCCGCGGAGGCCGGCGTCGGGGCGGACCTGACGACGGCGGCGGCGTGGACCGCCCGCTACGGGTTCGCGGGCGCCGGCCTGGTCGCCACGCCCGGGTACGGCCCGCTGGTGCACACCGAGGCCGACGTGGTGTCGCACCTGGCCGCGCACTTCACCGCCGGGCGGGCCGCGCTCGGCGTGCTCGGGCCGCTGCCGGAGGGGCTGGCCCTCCCGCTGCCTCCGGGCGGCCTGACGACCGGGCCCGCACCCGGGACCGTCTCCGAGACCGCCGGCGCCCCGGCGGCCGTCCAGGCGCCGCGCCGCTTCCCCCGGCCGCGGCTCGGGGACGGCCCGGAGTACGTCGAAGGCGCGCCGTCACCCGGTGTGGCCCTGCTGCTCGACGGCTTCGACCCCGACGACCAGGCGGTCAGGGTGGCCCACACGCTGCTGTGCGAGCGCCTGGAGGACCTCGAGCGCGAGCACCAGGCGCTGGTGTTCTCGGTGGTGTCCGAGACCGTCGACGGGCCCGACGGCGACGTCTTCACCCTCGCCGTCGACGGCCCCGAGGAGCAGGCCGGGGACGTGGCCCGCCTGGTGTGGGAGCAGTTGGGAGACCTCGCCGCGAACGGCCCGACGCAGGCCGAGCTGGACGACGTGCTCCAGGCGTACGCCGACCAGGTCGACCCGACCGACGACGACGTCCGCGAGAGCGAGCCGTTCCGCCTCGCGGCCGAGACCGCGATCGCGGTGGCCGCGGGACGACCGGGCGCCACTCCGCTGGCGCGGATCGCGGCGGGCGTCGCGGCGACCACCCGCGAGGACGTCCGCGAACGGCTGGCGACCGCCGCGCGCCGCGCGCTGCTCGTGCTCCCCGGCGAGGCGAGCCTGCCGGAGTCCGCCCAGCGGGTGGCACCCATCGCGGAGCGGCCGTGGTGCCCGCAGGCGCCTGAGCTCCCGCCGGGGCGGCGGCTGCGGCCGAAGCTGCACCGCCGGCTGCTCGGTTCGTGCGCGGACCGCACGCTCGTGCTGGGGGTGGACAGCATCGCCCAGCAGGACGAGGACGGCACCGTGCACGCGGTGCGCTGGGACGAGGTGGTCGGCGTCGTCGAGGTGGAGGGCGGTCCCGGGGTCGCGGTGATCGGACCGGACACGTGTCACGTCTGGGTGCACCCGCACTCCTACGGGAAGGCCGCGCACGCCGAGGTGCTGGAGCGGCTGGCACCGCATGCCGAGCGCATGCGCCGCGCCGTCGCAGGGCGGCGCTAG
- a CDS encoding Lrp/AsnC family transcriptional regulator, producing MTLDATDLALVRALSDHGRATFAQLAGETGLSTSATQARVRRLEAEGVIAGYRAVVDPEAVGQPLAAFIEITPLDPAQPDDAPRRLEHLPEISACYSVAGDASYLLMARVASPRALEDLLQRIRSAASVRTRSTVVLQTFFERATAPLS from the coding sequence ATGACCCTCGACGCCACGGACCTGGCACTCGTCCGCGCGCTCAGCGACCACGGACGAGCCACCTTCGCCCAGCTCGCCGGTGAGACCGGCCTGTCGACCTCGGCCACGCAGGCCCGGGTCCGCAGGCTGGAGGCCGAGGGGGTCATCGCCGGGTACCGCGCGGTGGTGGACCCGGAGGCCGTGGGGCAGCCGCTGGCCGCGTTCATCGAGATCACCCCGCTCGACCCGGCCCAGCCCGACGACGCACCCCGGCGCCTGGAGCACCTGCCGGAGATCAGCGCCTGCTACTCGGTGGCCGGTGACGCCAGCTACCTGCTCATGGCGCGGGTGGCCTCGCCGCGGGCGCTGGAGGACCTGCTCCAGCGGATCCGCTCGGCGGCGTCGGTGCGCACGCGCAGCACGGTGGTGCTGCAGACCTTCTTCGAGCGCGCCACCGCCCCCCTGTCGTAA
- the lat gene encoding L-lysine 6-transaminase, producing the protein MAVMTHTRTTSSTSSSTTSSISAGEVLPSLARHLLVDGYDLVVDLAGSHGSWLRDATTGRELLDLFTYFASNPLGTNHPGLTDDPAFLARLQATAVHKPSNSDIYTTQLAEFVDTFARVVGHPQLPHLFFIDGGALAVENALKVAFDWKSRLNESKGLDPALGTQVMHLEGAFHGRSGYTLSLTNTDPNKTARFPQFGWPRIAAPHTGLGDDATVERGEDEALAAARSAFEANPHDIACFVMEPIQGEGGDRHFRPRFLQLMKELCHAHDALFILDEVQTGVGMTGTTWAFEQLGVVPDVVSFGKKAQVCGVMAGGRVDEVPDNVFAVSSRINSTWGGNLTDMVRSQRILEVIEAEGLVERAGLLGAQLLSRLQDLATRHPVVTHPRGRGLMCAVDLPDAATRNAVVAALGDEGVLVLGCGTRSLRFRPSLAVTPDELDAGVDALDRVLTRTAGAA; encoded by the coding sequence ATGGCCGTGATGACGCACACCCGCACCACCTCCTCGACCAGCTCGTCGACCACCTCGTCGATCAGCGCTGGCGAGGTCCTGCCGTCGCTGGCGCGCCACCTGCTCGTCGACGGGTACGACCTCGTCGTCGACCTGGCCGGCTCCCACGGCTCCTGGCTGCGCGACGCCACCACGGGCCGCGAGCTCCTCGACCTGTTCACGTACTTCGCGTCCAACCCACTCGGCACCAACCACCCCGGGCTCACCGACGACCCGGCCTTCCTGGCGAGGCTCCAGGCCACGGCGGTCCACAAGCCCAGCAACTCCGACATCTACACCACGCAGCTCGCGGAGTTCGTCGACACCTTCGCCCGCGTGGTCGGGCACCCGCAGCTGCCGCACCTCTTCTTCATCGACGGCGGTGCGCTGGCCGTGGAGAACGCCCTGAAGGTCGCGTTCGACTGGAAGAGCCGCCTCAACGAGAGCAAGGGCCTCGACCCGGCGCTCGGCACGCAGGTGATGCACCTGGAGGGCGCCTTCCACGGCCGCTCCGGCTACACGCTGTCGCTGACCAACACCGACCCGAACAAGACCGCGCGGTTCCCGCAGTTCGGCTGGCCGCGCATCGCCGCCCCCCACACCGGCCTCGGCGACGACGCCACCGTCGAGCGCGGCGAGGACGAGGCCCTCGCCGCCGCCCGCTCGGCCTTCGAGGCGAACCCGCACGACATCGCCTGCTTCGTCATGGAGCCGATCCAGGGCGAGGGTGGCGACCGCCACTTCCGCCCGCGCTTCCTGCAGCTCATGAAGGAGCTGTGCCACGCGCACGACGCGCTGTTCATCCTCGACGAGGTGCAGACCGGCGTCGGGATGACCGGCACGACGTGGGCGTTCGAGCAGCTGGGCGTCGTCCCCGACGTGGTCTCCTTCGGCAAGAAGGCGCAGGTCTGCGGGGTCATGGCCGGCGGACGCGTCGACGAGGTGCCCGACAACGTCTTCGCCGTCAGCTCGCGCATCAACTCCACCTGGGGCGGCAACCTCACCGACATGGTCAGGTCGCAGCGCATCCTCGAGGTCATCGAGGCCGAGGGCCTCGTGGAGCGCGCGGGTCTGCTCGGCGCCCAGCTCCTGTCGCGCCTGCAGGACCTCGCCACCCGCCACCCGGTGGTGACGCACCCGCGCGGTCGCGGCCTCATGTGCGCCGTCGACCTGCCCGACGCCGCCACGCGCAACGCCGTGGTCGCTGCGCTCGGGGACGAGGGCGTGCTCGTGCTCGGGTGCGGCACGCGCAGCCTGCGCTTCCGCCCGTCCCTGGCGGTGACCCCCGACGAGCTCGACGCCGGCGTCGACGCGCTCGACCGGGTGCTCACGCGCACCGCGGGCGCCGCCTGA
- a CDS encoding 6-phosphogluconolactonase produces the protein MRVEPTVLPSPEALGEAAAAAVVEGLAAARARRADAFVLGCPTGRSPATTYAALARRVAAERVDVSRLVVVLMDEYLVQASSSAGQDDDGGLALEDPAALHSCARYGREVVLEPLQRAAGAGRGPADDALWLPDPAAPAVAGGPAAYDARIADAGGVDLFLLASGASDGHVAFNPPGTPAGAETRVVELPESTRRDNLGTFPSFGGDLANVPRHGVSVGVATIRDLSRSVLMLCHGTGKGTAVARLAGAEAYDRSWPATVLSDCASPRFLVDRAAAAAAAATR, from the coding sequence GTGCGCGTGGAGCCCACCGTCCTGCCCTCCCCCGAAGCCCTCGGCGAAGCGGCTGCCGCCGCGGTCGTCGAGGGTCTCGCCGCTGCCCGAGCCCGCCGGGCGGACGCGTTCGTGCTCGGCTGCCCCACGGGACGCAGCCCGGCCACCACCTACGCCGCGCTGGCGCGGCGGGTGGCGGCGGAGCGGGTCGACGTCAGCCGGCTCGTCGTCGTCCTCATGGACGAGTACCTGGTCCAGGCCAGCTCGTCGGCTGGTCAGGACGACGACGGCGGGCTGGCCCTGGAGGACCCGGCCGCGCTGCACTCGTGCGCGCGGTACGGCCGGGAGGTGGTGCTCGAGCCGCTGCAGCGCGCCGCGGGCGCCGGGCGCGGCCCCGCCGACGACGCCCTCTGGCTGCCCGACCCCGCCGCTCCTGCCGTCGCCGGAGGTCCGGCGGCGTACGACGCCCGGATCGCCGATGCGGGCGGTGTCGACCTGTTCCTCCTGGCCAGCGGCGCGAGCGACGGCCACGTGGCGTTCAACCCGCCAGGCACCCCCGCTGGCGCGGAGACGCGGGTGGTGGAGCTGCCGGAGAGCACCCGGCGCGACAACCTGGGCACCTTCCCCAGCTTCGGCGGGGACCTGGCGAACGTGCCGCGGCACGGCGTCAGCGTGGGGGTCGCGACCATCCGCGACCTGTCCAGGTCGGTGCTGATGCTCTGCCACGGCACGGGCAAGGGCACCGCGGTGGCGCGCCTGGCCGGCGCCGAGGCGTACGACCGGTCGTGGCCCGCGACCGTGCTGTCGGACTGCGCGTCGCCGCGCTTCCTCGTGGACCGCGCCGCGGCAGCCGCGGCCGCAGCGACCCGCTGA
- a CDS encoding GGDEF domain-containing protein, which yields MTWRSWPVVSRLEWRTAVLALLAALAAASSAVVLAVDLATGGGLAIARGVVAATCAAAVVVAGLLVWRRRVSDAQAGVLLHLGAVATAVSGVVQPDLGWQWLSASALTAIPVVGVMHLRGWGLLSLTAVACLGAPLVFAAWEPRSLLTLIASVAMAAVPAVVVGVVWALAQQLDAARAAAARAAGLDELTGLLNRHGLAMRVGPLVRAAARAGEHVSVVVADVDHFKRVNDTHGHLVGDRVLVAVADALRGAVREDDLLVRWGGEEIALVARGEARRVTRLAERLRVAVEDVDEPGLPRVTVSLGTASTPAPTRTSDDGASELSARLLDRADAALYEAKRTGRNRVCHSGLLHPTSPPSSVLAAPATASATVPMTLAAEPSVVTLPADPVVALPGTAVPPST from the coding sequence GTGACGTGGCGGAGCTGGCCGGTGGTGAGCCGCCTGGAGTGGCGCACCGCGGTGCTCGCCCTCCTGGCGGCGCTGGCTGCTGCCTCCTCCGCCGTGGTCCTCGCCGTCGACCTCGCCACCGGTGGTGGGCTGGCGATCGCGCGGGGTGTGGTGGCTGCCACGTGCGCGGCCGCCGTCGTCGTCGCGGGGCTCCTGGTGTGGCGCCGGCGCGTGAGCGACGCCCAGGCCGGCGTGCTGCTGCACCTGGGGGCGGTGGCCACGGCGGTGTCCGGCGTGGTCCAGCCCGACCTCGGCTGGCAGTGGCTCAGCGCCTCGGCGCTCACCGCCATCCCCGTGGTGGGCGTCATGCACCTGCGCGGCTGGGGGCTGCTGTCGCTCACCGCGGTGGCGTGCCTCGGTGCGCCGCTGGTCTTCGCCGCGTGGGAGCCGCGGTCGCTGCTGACGCTCATCGCCTCGGTGGCGATGGCCGCCGTGCCCGCCGTGGTGGTGGGCGTGGTGTGGGCGCTGGCGCAGCAGCTCGACGCGGCGCGGGCCGCTGCCGCCCGGGCGGCCGGGCTGGACGAGCTGACGGGGCTGCTGAACCGGCACGGGCTGGCGATGCGCGTCGGTCCGCTGGTGCGGGCGGCGGCGCGCGCCGGGGAGCACGTGTCGGTGGTCGTGGCCGACGTCGACCACTTCAAGCGCGTCAACGACACCCACGGGCACCTCGTCGGAGACCGGGTGCTCGTGGCCGTGGCCGACGCGCTGCGCGGCGCCGTCCGCGAGGACGACCTGCTCGTGCGCTGGGGCGGGGAGGAGATCGCGCTGGTGGCGCGCGGGGAGGCCCGGCGCGTGACGCGGCTGGCGGAGCGGCTGCGGGTGGCCGTGGAGGACGTCGACGAGCCGGGCCTGCCCCGCGTCACCGTCAGCCTGGGCACGGCCAGCACGCCGGCCCCCACCCGCACCAGCGACGACGGCGCGTCCGAGCTGTCGGCGCGTCTGCTCGACCGCGCCGACGCCGCGCTCTACGAGGCCAAGCGGACCGGGCGCAACCGGGTCTGCCACAGCGGTCTCCTGCACCCGACGAGCCCGCCGAGCTCAGTCCTTGCCGCGCCCGCCACTGCGTCTGCGACGGTCCCGATGACCCTGGCGGCAGAACCGTCGGTGGTGACCCTCCCCGCGGACCCCGTGGTCGCCCTTCCCGGCACCGCCGTCCCTCCCAGCACCTGA
- a CDS encoding very short patch repair endonuclease: MRANRRRDTAPELAVRRELWRRGHRYLVDATPAGTSRRRRADVVLRGRRVAVFVDGCFWHSCPEHLHVPKANRAWWEVKLASIRERDARTDAELLAAGWLPLRVWEHERPADAVDRIEAALDRRST, translated from the coding sequence ATGCGCGCCAACCGCAGGCGGGACACCGCGCCGGAGCTGGCGGTGCGCCGCGAGCTCTGGCGCCGCGGCCACCGCTACCTCGTGGATGCGACACCAGCTGGCACCAGCCGCCGGCGACGCGCTGACGTGGTGCTGCGCGGGCGGCGCGTGGCGGTGTTCGTCGACGGCTGCTTCTGGCACTCCTGCCCGGAGCACCTGCACGTCCCGAAGGCCAACCGCGCCTGGTGGGAGGTGAAGCTGGCGAGCATCCGCGAGCGCGACGCCCGCACTGACGCCGAGCTGCTCGCGGCGGGCTGGCTGCCGCTGCGGGTGTGGGAGCACGAGCGCCCGGCCGACGCCGTGGACAGGATCGAAGCCGCGCTCGACCGTCGCAGCACCTGA